Proteins encoded by one window of Longimicrobiaceae bacterium:
- a CDS encoding FHA domain-containing protein: MILEVVGERGERTRLRLGSLPLTVGRGPGNDLILDDPYVDGRHARIGPDEAGVLVVEDLGSVNGLVTPGRPGRAARVEAR; this comes from the coding sequence ATGATCCTGGAGGTGGTGGGCGAGCGCGGCGAGCGGACGCGGCTCCGGCTGGGCTCGCTCCCGCTCACGGTGGGGCGCGGCCCCGGCAACGACCTGATCCTGGACGACCCGTACGTGGACGGCCGCCACGCCCGGATCGGGCCGGACGAGGCGGGCGTGCTGGTGGTGGAGGACCTGGGGAGCGTGAACGGTCTGGTGACGCCGGGGCGCCCCGGCCGGGCGGCGCGCGTGGAGGCCCGGC